The genome window AGAGCATATATGCAAGATTAGTAAAAGCAGCTAGAAAAGAGTGAGCTTTTACGGGAGAGATTTGTATTGTTTGGTAGACTAATTCTATCGCTGGGTGGTGATAACTATCCCATTAATGGTGTGAATTTGTAACTAATCGCAGAGATTCATTCAATTAAGTATAGCTGTGCTTGTGCATTTTATTGTGTGGCAATTTATTGCAACAGAACCGAAATGTGCCATaaacttttatatttttttttgtaagaaaggtcaaaatgaacaggaaagaagaaagtaaatgTGATAATAAGCTGAGGATGTTTGGATATATTTGTACCTTAACACAGTCCTGCAATGGTGAGCACAAATGTTGTATTATAGGAGTTGAGGATTAAAAGTCGGGTAGAAATGTATTTTGACAAGGGATTGTTGTTATATTTGTAGCCGTCCGTATCCAGGCACTGAGTATCCGGACTTGTCCGAGGACGTATCCGGAGTCGGATACCGCCCAGTCTTTGAGTCACCGAGTAATCCCACGCCCAACTGTGGACAGAACCAGGCAGACACACGCGAACCGGACAATACCCACGGCAATCGACAGTGTGTATCCGGCCACGCCGTGCTGCCACACCCGTATACACTTCACACCGCGACGGACTGCAGGAACAGGCGTCAGCCACCTCGCGTGAACCGCGTATCCGACGCCAGGATCCGGCTTCGCCTGAGCAACACTGTACAGGCATCGCGCGGTTATCGACAACGTGAAAGTGCCTTTGATAATGTAGGGACTTTATTCATAGGGGGGTTTTCATACGTAGAAATGCATATGCTTATATAGGGACTTAGCAGAAAGGAGGATAATATaacaatttgtttatatatatatataaaattttgttttgtatttttcttcccgataaacatttttctttcggGGACTCTGTGTTGATATTCGGAAAACATTTTACATTGCTCCGACTTTGGTTGAATAAAAAGGTCGGATGACCCAAATGAGTTGAAACGATAATTCCCTGTATTCAGTATTATTGCGGTCGTCTTCCGAGGAACCCTTTGACAATAATTGGCGACCACGAAGGGACCTTTCGAAATAATTCTAAATTGTTAGAGGGGGTATCGGATAGATGACACTATTGTCTCGATGGTTGTAATTAATCTCTCCCAGTTGATAGTAATTTAATTACTGCTGCGagtatatatttgtaattgtagCCTGATAATCCAGTGTATAATTTTGTGGATATTTTGATTGTGTTTCAGCTTCCACTTAGTTCTTCTTCCGGCCTGTGCCCACGGGGAAAGCACCGTCATTCACGCGCTCGTCTGCTTTTGGAAGTGCCGGGTATATGTTCTGCCGGTGAGGCTCTGTTGGTAAGTCAACCCTGTGCGAGAGTAAGAGAGTGATTGTGATGGATCTAGAAAAGTTAGCCAAGGTAGGGCAGACCTTAGGGTTAGAGGGGACAGAGTTGCAAGAGTTTATTAAGGCGGAACAGGACAAGGCGAGAGAGGCACGAGTGGAAGAGCGACAGAggatgaaggaagagaaggaacTGACTGAACTGAAACTTAAGTTAGAACAGGCTAGGTTAGAAGAGGGAGGTAGTAACCGAGTTCAAATAAATACAGTTAGGGCTCCAAAACTTCCAGCATTTCAGTGTGGGAAAGATAATCTAGATGTGTATTTACACAGGTTTGAACGGTACGCTAATGCTCAGCACTGGCCACGTGATGTGTGGACCGTTCATTTGAGTGCTCTTTTGACAGGTAAAGCATTAGACACATACTCGAGACTGGATGACGACGAGGCACAAGACTACGACCGAGTAAAGGCCGCAGTACTCAAGCGCTACTCTCTCACTAGCGACGGCTTCAGACGGAAATTCCGTGGGGCAAAGCCGGAAACGGGAGAGACAGCAGCGCAGTTCGTGATACGGATACGGAGCTATCTCGAGAAATGGTTGGAACTATCCGGCCACCAGCCAACCTTCGAGGAGATGGTGCAACTGGTGCTCATCGAGCAGTTCTACAACGTCTGCTCCAAGGATATGGAGACGTTCATTAAAGAGAGACAGCCGACTGACATAGACGACTTCGTGGATATCGCCGACAGGTTCATTGAGGCCCGCTCGGGATGGCATCTCGGAGGGCAGACGGGTGGTAAGTCCGGAGGTCACATTAAACCTGAATCTCGTGCTAACACTTCCACAGGTGATGCTCGACCCCAACCGGGAGGAGCAACGACTCCCCGCCCGGACGGATGCTTCATCTGCGGAAAGAAGGGGCATATCGCCAGGTATTGCAGAAGCCGAGAGACCAGGAAAGAAAAGGCTGCAGTCGGAATCCATGGTGGACAGAAACCGGATCAGAACCGGACAGCTGACGGCAAGAAGCCCGACAACCGCACTCCAGAAATGCGAACCGGAGCAAAAGCTGGTCGACCGGATGAGACAGATGTTAGCCCGGTATCGACTCGTAGCAGCGGTTCAGAGGGTAAGCGTCAAATGTCAGAGCACGGTAACGCATGCCTCGTAATCGATTCATGTTTTTCTTGTGCAGAGCCAAGTCCGGATATCCGGATAGCGGATTCGGATCTGCCTCTGATGAGTGTTGCGTGTAGAGAGCAGCCAGTTAGAGCCATGCCTGTGAGGAAAGGCATAGTAAAGGGAACGCACGTGGACGTACTACGTGACAGCGGTTGTTCGACAGCGGTGGTGCGCACGGAATTGGTGAGAGCGGATCAGATGACCGGATCGCAACGGACATGCATCCTGATCGACGGCTCCGAGAAGCAGTTCCCAGTCGCCACAGTCATGATCGATTCTCCCTTCTTCGTTGGTGAGTTAGAAGTACTGTGCATGAATAACCCTGTGTACGATGTTATTCTGGGCAATGTTGCAGGTGTTCGTGAGCCTAACGACCCGGATAGCAGCTGGCAGGCGGATAGTGGGCTAGCCGTGGAGACTAGGGCACAGCGCAGGGAGGCAGCCAAACCTCAACGAGCGATGAAAGTGCCACGGCAGGCAGACATTGCCACAGCCGACGAGTTTCGTCGTGAGCAGAGCAACGATGAATCGTTGGAGAAAATTCGACAACAAGCGGAGAGTAGTGAGGTGAAGACGAGCCGAAATGGGAATCAGTCACGCTTCATTGCGAAAAAGGGCTTGCTGTATCGCGAGTTTAAAGCAGGATGCGGCGAGCGGCAGGAAGTCTCGAACCAACTGGTGGTTCCTCGCAAATATCGACGTCAGATTCTGAGTCTAGCACACGAGTCGATACTCGGAGGCCATCTCGGCGCACACAAGACAACGGAGCGGATTTTGCACAACTTCTTTTGGCCCGGCATTGGAGCAGACACAGTCAGGTACTGCAGATCTTGCGATGTGTGTCAGCGTTCTTTGCAGAAAGGGAAGGTGAGCAAAGTCCCCCTCGGAACCACGCCTTTGATAGACGAACCTTTTCATCGCGTGGCAGTAGACCTTGTGGGTCCGATCGTGCCGGTGACGTCACGCGGGAACAGATACATACTGACACTCATGGACTACGCCACTCGTTATCCTGAAGCAGTACCCCTTAGAAACATCGACACCACGTCAGTCGCGGAAGCATTGTTCACGATTTTCTCACGAGTAGGCTTCCCGCATGAGATGTTAACGGATCGCGGAACGCAGTTCATGTCCGACGTAATGAAGGAGGTGAGTAGACTGATGTCCATCCGCCACATCACCACTACTCCGTACCACCCGGCCTGTAATGGTCTAGTGGAAAAGTTCAACGGGACCATGAAACAGATGTTGAAGAAAATGTGCGAAGAGCGTCCCCAGGATTGGGATCGGTACATTGACGCGTTGTTGTTTGCCTATACAGAGAGGCTCCACAGGCGAGTACGGGATTTGCGCCATTTGAACTCCTGTACGGACGAGCCGTACGCGGACCTCTGATGATTGTGAAGGAGCTATGGACCGACGACAACCCAGAGCCAGAAACAAAATCGACATATCAGTATGTCATGGATCTCAGGGAGAAACTGGAGGACACATGTAAAATGGTGCATGAACATCTGAAACAGTCCCATGACAGGTACCGAGAGCAGTACAACAGGAAGGCGAGACCCAGGTCATTCAAAGTCGGAGATGAGGTACTATTGCTGCTACCAACCGACCACAACAAGCTCTTAATGCACTGGAAGGGCCCCTTTAAGGTAGTAGCCAAGATTGGAAAGCTCGACTATCGGATCGACCTCGGGACGAGGACGACGACGTTTCATGCCAACCTGCTCAAGCAGTATCATCGCCGCCACGACGAAGATGCAGCAGGACTGGTAAGCCACGACGTCGCTGGCGTATCCGTCATCGAGGAAGACGAGAAAGACGAGGACGTCGACGACCTCGGCCCCGAACCCACGTCGAATGAGCACCTCATCCAGACGCCAACCCTCAGGCAGACGCAGACGGTAGCCGACGTAAAGTTAGGCAGCACTCTGTCTGACGAACAGAGCCGACAGTTGAGGAGACTGATCGGAAACTTTCCCGATGTCCTGACTGATCTGCCTGGCGTGACGAATCTAGGCTGCCACGACATCGAGTTAACGGATCCACGACCGATCAAGTCCCGGCCTTACCCGCTTCCGCATGCTCTCCGTAGAGTAGTCGACGACGAGGTAAAGGAAATGCTCGATCTCGGAGTGATCGAAAACTTTGGCGATGCGTCGAGGGAAGCTCGCCAACGGTCGAGTGATGAGGGGGGCTCTCGCTCTGCAGCCGTTCCGTTATCGGATCGAAGCTATCAAGGGAAAGGAGAACGTTGGAGCCGACTACATGAGTCGCATCCAGCAGTAGCACTGATCAGTAAGGAGTCAGGTAAACAGTGACAAGGAAGGAAAGGTGTAACAGAGAAATGTTGAGAAATGTCCAAACCAGCGTTTTTTTATTTATACACAGCGTACGTAGAACGATAATGTCACACGGGCAATCtaatttcaccaaaatattttctgaaaaagggggtaaattgtcaaaatgaatCTGACATTGGTGATAGAGTATAGTTTGTTTTGGTGTCAATAGAGGGAGCTGGTGATCTGGAGACAAATATTTTGGAATAATAATTTAAATACGATTTGAATAGTATGTGACAGGAATGTATGGTTAGGGTGTGAGTGTGAAGTGAGTGAGCAGTGAGAGTGAACAGTTGCATTTGAGGCTTGCTGGCGAGAAGGTGCGCAGACGGGTTGACAAGCCAAGAACAGGGCCTGAGCATCATTGCATTTAATTCGGCTGCGTCGCTTGGTGCATTCCCCGTAGACACCGCTGGCCGTCActcaaaaaggaaaaggaacCGAGAAGCTGTAAGTTTGCAGAATTTGGTATTATTACTCAATTTAGCACCCGGTAGGAAAgaaatccttttttttaatcgattAGAATAGTAATAaagaaatgttaatgttaaaGAATATAAAGTAAATACACCATGTGAGGTTCTTGAAATATAGCTTGAAATGATGCTTGTTTTTGTGTACGTAATGAGCCAAAATATTTAAGCCAGAAGGAGGACTGGCTTGGTAGCGAGAGGGTTAGGTTATCTGTATTACGTCAAAAATGAGATCGTTTGAGTGAAAGAAATGGCAATTAGATTTTAATCCTGAACGATGAGTTTTGTTGCTGGTGTAATTGCTACGACATTTTTTCTGATAATTGTCATAATCATGATATTAGTAATATTATCAATTTGTGTTGATACACATATCTACGCCAAGGACGATATGTATGAGGATCGATAAAGCGTAGCTGTGAATCGATTCAGACACAGAAGTTAATGGTAAGCGAAAGTATGTTTTCTCTGAAATTCGGATATGAATGTTAAATCGACGAGAGATAAGTGTAAAGAGCATATATGCAAGATTAGTAAAAGCAGCTAGAAAAGAGTGAGCTTTTACGGGAGAGATTTGTATTGTTTGGTAGACTAATTCTATCGCTGGGTGGTGATAACTATCCCATTAATGGTGTGAATTTGTAACTACTCGCAGAGATTCGTTCAGTTAAGTATAGCTGTGCTTGTGCATTTAATTGTGTGGCAATTTATTGCAACAGAACCGAAATGTGCCATaaacttttatatttttttttgtaagaaaggtcaaaatgaacaggaaagaagaaagtaaatgTGATAATAAGCTGAGGATGTTTGGACATATTTGTACCTTAACACAGTCCTGCAATGGTGAGCACAAATGTTGTATTATAGGAGTTGAGGATTAAAAGTCGGgtagaaatgtattttgaaaaGGGATTTGGGGCGGACAGTGTTATTGTCGTCAggtcgtctcattcacaatggtAACGGACAATGATagccacattccacacattgtgaacgtTACTActtctatggcaagccgaattctcgctAATTTTGGTGtttctgagagtgcaaaatgatcacattttgaaaattgcaagagTTGACAAAAAGGGTCCTAAAACCATGATGCAtgaaccaaaattaaagaatttggTGTTATTCctttggaaaaagaatggcctttctaatagtatgcaaaataatgacatatttgctacaatattgctgaaattaaaaatCATAGGCGTTCCGTTCTTTTTGCGCCACCCTGTATTATTCAATTACCTTATTTCCTAAGTTTcctgaaacaaaaaataaagttgCATGATTAAAAGGCAGAAAAGGCAAACAAATATAGTGTTGAGTCTATATTCGGGTAATGCCATTTATGATACTGATATGAAAATACTTTTACTACCAATGTAGTGTTCCAGTTGAGAAGCCTCGACACAGTTTTGACATCTCCCTTTGCAGCGGCgttgaaaatcatgtttgaagTCGTTGCTGCAGCCATGTCACGGAAATTCACTATCAACAAGTCCCAGATGGCCAAGAAGATGCTTCATTACATAAGCTATCGGTCctgaaatacaaaatcaaataaaaaagatcGCCAATATCTACATCCATCAACAAAACCGTAGCAAGACTATGGgaggtttttgaaagtataaTTCATAATAAGATTTATCTtcatcattcattattttttcagtgCATACACCTAGTAGGTCCATGCTAAATGGTAGTCTGAAAACCTTTCTAACTTTATCACTTGTTTTCCTATGTGTCGGAAGAAATTGAGGATAATGATGCAAATGATGAATGCTAGGAattgaatatgcaaatttctgaatTATTGGGACAAGCTGGCATTCTAGATTGCACTTCATAA of Diadema setosum chromosome 15, eeDiaSeto1, whole genome shotgun sequence contains these proteins:
- the LOC140238701 gene encoding uncharacterized protein, with protein sequence MTRTDRPYPGTEYPDLSEDVSGVGYRPVFESPSNPTPNCGQNQADTREPDNTHGNRQCVSGHAVLPHPYTLHTATDCRNRRQPPRVNRVSDARIRLRLSNTVQASRGYRQRKALDTYSRLDDDEAQDYDRVKAAVLKRYSLTSDGFRRKFRGAKPETGETAAQFVIRIRSYLEKWLELSGHQPTFEEMVQLVLIEQFYNVCSKDMETFIKERQPTDIDDFVDIADRFIEARSGWHLGGQTGGKSGGHIKPESRANTSTGDARPQPGGATTPRPDGCFICGKKGHIARYCRSRETRKEKAAVGIHGGQKPDQNRTADGKKPDNRTPEMRTGAKAGRPDETDVSPVSTRSSGSEGKRQMSEHGNACLVIDSCFSCAEPSPDIRIADSDLPLMSVACREQPVRAMPVRKGIVKGTHVDVLRDSGCSTAVVRTELVRADQMTGSQRTCILIDGSEKQFPVATVMIDSPFFVGELEVLCMNNPVYDVILGNVAGVREPNDPDSSWQADSGLAVETRAQRREAAKPQRAMKVPRQADIATADEFRREQSNDESLEKIRQQAESSEVKTSRNGNQSRFIAKKGLLYREFKAGCGERQEVSNQLVVPRKYRRQILSLAHESILGGHLGAHKTTERILHNFFWPGIGADTVRYCRSCDVCQRSLQKGKVSKVPLGTTPLIDEPFHRVAVDLVGPIVPVTSRGNRYILTLMDYATRYPEAVPLRNIDTTSVAEALFTIFSRVGFPHEMLTDRGTQFMSDVMKEVSRLMSIRHITTTPYHPACNGLVEKFNGTMKQMLKKMCEERPQDWDRYIDALLFAYTERLHRRVRDLRHLNSCTDEPYADL